The Dunckerocampus dactyliophorus isolate RoL2022-P2 chromosome 14, RoL_Ddac_1.1, whole genome shotgun sequence genome includes the window TGGAATAAAAACCCCCATTCATCGCTTTAGGAGAGTACCATGCTAACACAACGTGAGGGGCGTCCAGGCTGAttcagaaatattaaagataattaaagttggaaaatttgatTCACCATTCTAATACAAAAGATGTAGTTCTCCCAATTGCAAGCTGGtgtattgtaaaatgattaaaaCTGGTGTTTTAAAGTAATATCGCTACATTATTGCTTAAATGTTGGCACAAATtatgcaaatacagtatgtgagcaGATTTGCTGCAGTTTATTTACATTTCCTTCATGGgataaaatgactatttttggtTTGCATGCCAGAAGACAAAGGAATGATGAATAAAACAGCCATCCTGATCCTGTTAAGAAGGAATTAGCGCTGCACACAATCATTTATCAATTATGCATTAactggaaaaaatatgtaaacaacagGTTTTGAAtgccgtccatccatccatccattttccgccgcttatccgggtccgggtcccGCTCGCggtggcagcagtctcagtagggaagcccagacttcccggtccccggccacctcctccagctccaccgggaggacaccaaggtgttcccaggccagctgtgagacataatccctccagcgtgtcctaggtcacgccttctcccggctgggcatgcccagaacacctcaccacgGAGGCGTCCGGGTgggagccacctcaactggctgctcttgatgtgaaggagcagcggatgtactctgagctcctcccggatgaccgagctcctcaccctatctcttagggtgagtttTTGAATGCTGTGTTACGGTTTATTCAATAGTTACTTCAGTAGTTACGTTAAAAAGTTACTTTAATTGGAAGTGTTAAGTGAaactaattaattatttaaattcaACTCCTTGGGAAGTGAcgccaggggttcagagttatagcctatgtttttattcgacatttttattatggattattgtgcctgttgtgggccacacggtggtctagtggtgaACATGTtggtcacagtctggagattgggaagacctgggttcaattctcccctgggcatttctgtgtggagtttgcatgttctccccgtgcgtgtgtgggttttctccgggtactcaggtttcctcccacattccaaaaacatgctatGTTAAttagtgactctaaattgtccatagatatgaatgtgagtgtgaatgattgttggaccagtccacggtgtaccccacctgtcgcccgaagtcagctgggataggctccagcatgcccccgcaaccctaatgaggagaagcggtatagaaaatggatggatggatgtgcctgttgtgagataattcaaacctgcgataaaagcatgttgttccggtgatcaagtctggtgcttgtgtgtcttacagtaacgttactgacacctagtgaccagtgtagaatacgacatatcaccACGTCTTCGAATGAGTTGTACTATTTGAGCCTAATATTTATCAtgacagcatctttgaatgcatctgaatgccttatctgtgtattttacttcattttatgcttgaaaatgctaaatttaggctgttgtttttttccaaaaatgtaactttaaatTGTCTTTTGAAATGTTCATATCGTGAtcttatgactttgttcccaaaatgttagaacttttttcttcaagttacaactttgtatatttttttttgcttcttataatattatgacattttaaaaaaaagaacatattttttcctgaatttttttttctctttagaataagacttttttctcttaatgttttcactttattcttgaaaattacagctgctttttttccatttctgctgttgttgttgttgttgtttttttttttttaattttccaactatttcaactttttttttaatttgctttttgtgattataactttattcccataatatttagactttaattCTTAGAACAGTgtaacctaagtttccaaaaaatgacaactttatttgttgttttgtttttcataatattacaacttttaaaaagtaatgtcttttttgtttaactttgtgctactaaaatgatattacttTCATCTTAATATAACAAcgctattctcataaaatttcatcttttttctgttaatatttttacttcatccttgtaaaattactgcagatttttgctgttgtgttttttttttaagttttcttgttaaattctatttttagaatgtgccacaggccaataaaaaaaaaaacaactccgagccacaaatggcccccggcctgcactttggacacccttgctgtaATCTATTCAACATGGAACCCAAAAGGTGTGCAGATGTTTCTGGAAGTCTGTTCCCAGGCAGGCTCTATCTTTGTTTGTGTAAATGACCTTACTGTGAtctttgctgctgtgtttgcaCAGCTCGGTCCTTTTGTTTTGACTAGCACTCTGCCAGCAACAGCTCTTTCAGCTTGTTTTCTCCGCTTTACTATTTGAATACATACCTTTCTGTAAATGTTATGCTTTgatttttgtttgcattttgccGTGTTTCAAGACAAAGTGAAGACAATGTTTGTGTAGTGCTGACTGAAGCAAGAAATTAGATATTAAAATGCAttccattgttttattttcccaTGGCTCTGATGGGTTCTCATGCATTATAATTAATCTAATTTAATGCCTGGAATCCTTCTCCTTCTGTTTGCTGGATTCTGTTGCCCTTCTATTGACCTTTCTTGGCATTTATAGGAAATCAAAGTCACCTACAAGTGGGAACTCGTTTGATTTCCTGCACTAAATTTGTCTTTATGTACCTCAGAGCACTGATATGAAGGTATTCTTTTTGGGAGGAGGGGTGTGTATTGATTGAGGTATGGATTCTGGACTTGTAAAGGAAGACAAAGCACTCAGCAGGTCTTCTGGCCTTCAGCCACACTTGCATATATCCCAGTCATGTGTCCTAATGAGCTGAATGGCTGGACAATTTCCAGCCAGAGAAATTACAGAATCAATAGGAAGTGACTTTATACAGTGGGAATAGAATGCCGATTGAATGAAGGATGATGAAAGGCTCAGAGAAAGATGAATAGATATCACCGTTGAGAGATGATACACTCATAGGAGACATGAATTATATTTACGACTGGATTGTGTTTTCAGGGGAATAATGAAGGTGCCATTTCCATCTAATACAGACATTCATCCCACACCCTCAAATCTAAAAGCCActctctttttgtcttttttaaccCTCCAGATGTGCTGTGGCCTGCCTATGATTTCTTCTCCTCCTGTTAAAATCCGGTGGCAGATAAAACCTGCACTTTCCACTGCTCTTGTTACCACCGAGCCCAGAGAGACAGCTCTAGTTTACAGCTAAATCACAAGCTCCTGGTTTTGGCTCCCGCTCCATCATTATTCTTCAGCATCCTGTCAATCACCATGGCCTCTTTCCTGGCGTCTGCCTTTCTTTTGGTTCTCCACACGTATGCTGGCGTTAGTTTGAACAGCATGGATCTCACCAGCAGTGAACATGTGGTCTCTTCTCCTCCGCCGGGCACTAGCAGAAGATGCCCACACAGTATAATAATTGGGGTGCGCAAAGGCGGCACGAGAGCCCTCCTGGAAATGCTAGACATCCACCCCGAGGTTGCCGCTGCTGCAACTGAGGTGCATTTCTTTGACTGGGATGAGAACTACTCCAAAGGCTTAGAGTGGTACCGTGAGCTGATGCCCTACTCATACCCTTACCAGATCACCGTGGAAAAAACTCCAGGGTATTTCACATCAGCTCTCGCACCAGAACGCATATGCGCCATGAACTCATCCATAAAGCTCCTGCTGATCTTGCGTGACCCGGCCGAGCGGGTCATCTCTGACTACACCCAGGTGTACTTCAACCGACTGGAGAACCACAAGCCAGTGCAAGCCATCGAGAACCTTCTAGTGCGCAACGGAGCCCTAAATGTCCGCTACAAGGCCATCCAGAGGAGCCTGTATGACATCCACATGCGGAACTGGCTGCGTCACTTCCCCTTGGAACAGATTCATATCGTGGATGGGGATTTGCTCATTCACGACCCCCTGCCAGAGCTTCAAAAAGTGGAGCGCTTCCTCAACTTGCCTCCCAGGATAGTTTCGTCCAACTTCTACTTCAACCAAACCAAAGGCTTTTACTGTATTCGAAGTGACGGTCGAGAGCGATGTCTGCATGAGTCGAAGGGACGTCCCCACCCTGTGGTCAACAGTACTGTACTCCAACAACTCCGTTCTTACCTTCAGGAGCATAACAGAACCTTCTTTAGGCTGGTGAAGCGTACATTCAATTGGCAATAGGAGAGTGAAAGTGACGCCCATAGCACTTTACAGAACTGACGTTTAAAGGGTCTAGAAAAAGTGTTCTAGCCTTTTCGAAGACTGATTACGAACTGCGTTTACACAATATGGCAGAGTAAATGGAAACATCTTCAAGTTGAATATATGTTTTATGAAGCGGTAAactgctttttttccttctctgtCTTGTTTGATATTCTTGTTCTTGATAATAAATTGTTCTTTTAAATGTTCCTGGTGATGACAATGTGGCATCTTTCTGGCGCACTCCATTTCTTTGTAGCTGTCACCTCCCCCTTGAGCCTTATGTTTTAGCATTCGAATAAGGCTTTGATTTGCTGTTGTGGAAAGTAGACATTAATGCAAGGAA containing:
- the LOC129194420 gene encoding heparan sulfate glucosamine 3-O-sulfotransferase 1-like, with protein sequence MASFLASAFLLVLHTYAGVSLNSMDLTSSEHVVSSPPPGTSRRCPHSIIIGVRKGGTRALLEMLDIHPEVAAAATEVHFFDWDENYSKGLEWYRELMPYSYPYQITVEKTPGYFTSALAPERICAMNSSIKLLLILRDPAERVISDYTQVYFNRLENHKPVQAIENLLVRNGALNVRYKAIQRSLYDIHMRNWLRHFPLEQIHIVDGDLLIHDPLPELQKVERFLNLPPRIVSSNFYFNQTKGFYCIRSDGRERCLHESKGRPHPVVNSTVLQQLRSYLQEHNRTFFRLVKRTFNWQ